In the genome of Streptomyces sp. NBC_00190, one region contains:
- a CDS encoding thioredoxin family protein, translated as MARRVHQPLEDQEFDFILSMAPGPVLAYFCGSWPKALEACRAMDTLVGELSEEYGARFTAVRTDMTRCPGPTRRYGVTGAPTAVLIRDGEAFASQAGPMTREEFRAFLDAHL; from the coding sequence ATGGCACGTCGGGTACACCAGCCATTGGAGGACCAGGAGTTCGACTTCATCCTCTCCATGGCGCCGGGGCCGGTTCTCGCCTACTTCTGCGGGAGCTGGCCGAAGGCCCTGGAGGCGTGCCGGGCGATGGACACGCTCGTCGGCGAGCTGTCCGAGGAGTACGGGGCGCGGTTCACCGCCGTCCGCACCGACATGACCCGCTGCCCCGGGCCGACCAGGCGTTACGGCGTGACCGGCGCGCCGACCGCCGTGCTCATCAGGGACGGTGAGGCATTCGCGAGCCAGGCCGGACCGATGACGCGCGAGGAGTTCCGGGCGTTCCTGGACGCCCACCTCTGA
- a CDS encoding cytochrome P450 — protein sequence MSETVAFPQDRTCPYHPPAAYEPLRESRPLSRVTLFDGRSVWVVTGHAEARALLADGRLSADRRNAAFPAPTRRFKGLQNRRAALLGVDDPEHNVQRRMLIPSFTLKRTAALRPRIQQTVDRLIDEMVAGGPQAELVGDFALPVPSMVICALLGVPYEDHEFFEGQSRRLLRGPEPADVEDARRRLDGYLVGLIERKRREPGDGLLDELIAQRLETGEIDVEELVALAVILLVAGHETTANMISLGTFTLLRHPEQLAELRADPALISSAVEELMRFLSIADGMLRVATEDIAVGGVTVRADDGVVFSTSVINRDDSVFEEPDALDWHRPTRHHLAFGFGIHQCLGQNLARAEMEIALGTLFERLPGLRLAAEPDRIPFKPGDTIQGMVELPVAW from the coding sequence ATGTCAGAGACAGTTGCCTTCCCTCAGGACCGAACCTGCCCCTACCACCCACCGGCTGCTTACGAACCCCTGCGGGAGAGCCGGCCGCTCTCCCGCGTCACCCTCTTCGACGGCCGCTCCGTATGGGTGGTCACCGGGCACGCCGAGGCGCGTGCCCTGCTCGCGGACGGCCGGCTCTCCGCCGACCGCCGCAACGCGGCCTTCCCGGCGCCGACCAGGCGGTTCAAGGGGCTGCAGAACCGGCGTGCCGCACTGCTCGGGGTCGACGACCCCGAGCACAACGTCCAGCGCCGGATGCTGATCCCCAGCTTCACGCTGAAGCGGACGGCCGCCCTGCGGCCGCGGATCCAGCAGACCGTGGACCGGCTGATCGACGAGATGGTGGCGGGCGGTCCGCAGGCCGAACTGGTGGGCGACTTCGCCCTACCGGTGCCGTCGATGGTGATCTGTGCCCTGCTCGGGGTCCCGTACGAGGACCACGAGTTCTTCGAGGGACAGTCGCGGCGGCTGCTGCGCGGCCCGGAGCCGGCCGACGTGGAGGACGCCCGCCGCCGACTGGACGGCTATCTCGTCGGCCTGATCGAGCGCAAGCGCCGGGAGCCCGGCGACGGGCTGCTCGACGAGCTCATCGCGCAGCGCCTGGAGACGGGCGAGATCGACGTCGAGGAGCTGGTCGCCCTCGCCGTGATCCTGCTGGTGGCGGGGCACGAGACGACCGCCAACATGATCTCGCTCGGCACGTTCACCCTGCTGCGCCATCCGGAGCAGCTGGCCGAACTGCGGGCCGACCCGGCGCTCATCTCCTCGGCCGTGGAGGAGCTGATGCGGTTCCTGTCGATCGCCGACGGAATGCTGCGGGTGGCGACCGAGGACATCGCCGTCGGCGGGGTGACGGTGCGCGCGGACGACGGGGTCGTCTTCTCCACTTCCGTCATCAACCGCGACGACTCCGTCTTCGAGGAGCCGGACGCGCTGGACTGGCACCGGCCCACCCGCCACCACCTGGCCTTCGGCTTCGGCATCCACCAGTGCCTGGGCCAGAACCTGGCCCGTGCGGAGATGGAGATCGCGCTGGGCACGCTCTTCGAGCGGCTGCCCGGACTGCGGCTGGCGGCCGAGCCAGACCGGATCCCCTTCAAGCCCGGCGACACCATCCAGGGGATGGTCGAACTCCCCGTGGCGTGGTGA